CCTGCGAAAGATCGTTACGGCGCCCGGGGGCTACTGGTGGCTGGAGATCGTGGCCGCCGGGCTTGCGGCTTTCGGGATCTTTTCGCTCGCCCAGGCGCGTTACCGATCGGTCATGAACTCCTAGTACAGGTTCGTGGGAACCTGTACTAGTGAACCTGACCGTGGCCGCCTGGGTAGTAGGGATCCTGGCTGCCCTGTACGCGCTCCATCACGGAGCTCTTTGGATG
The DNA window shown above is from Actinomycetota bacterium and carries:
- a CDS encoding DUF1206 domain-containing protein, with translation MVTAPGGYWWLEIVAAGLAAFGIFSLAQARYRSVMNS